One segment of Solanum stenotomum isolate F172 chromosome 1, ASM1918654v1, whole genome shotgun sequence DNA contains the following:
- the LOC125870539 gene encoding putative germin-like protein 2-1 isoform X3, whose protein sequence is MALKYFVLIIAILAVVTSISRAFDPSPLQDFCVAVNDSMTTVFVNGKVCKDPKIVTADDFFKSGLNVPGNTSNQLGSVVSAVNVNNLAGLNTLGISLARIDFAPYGLNPPHTHPRGTEVLTVLEGTLYVGFVLSNPGPNMKNKLFTKILHPGDVFVFPIGLIHFQFNVGKTKAVAFAGLSSQNPGVITIANAVFGSDPPINDDVLAKAFQVDKKVVDYLQSQFWWDNN, encoded by the exons ATGGCTCTTAAGTACTTTGTATTAATCATTGCCATATTGGCTGTGGTTACTTCAATAAGCCGTGCATTTGATCCTAGTCCTTTACAAGATTTTTGTGTTGCTGTTAATGACTCCATGACTACTG TTTTCGTGAATGGAAAAGTATGCAAAGATCCAAAGATTGTCACTGCTGATGACTTCTTCAAATCAGGCTTAAAC GTACCTGGGAATACTTCAAATCAACTTGGATCTGTTGTGAGTGCTGTGAATGTCAACAACTTGGCTGGACTCAATACTCTAGGCATTTCTTTAGCTCGTATTGATTTTGCACCGTACGGTCTCAACCCACCTCATACTCACCCTCGAGGAACTGAGGTTCTTACGGTCCTTGAGGGCACACTCTATGTTGGTTTTGTCCTTTCAAACCCGGGTCCAAACATGAAGAACAAGCTCTTTACCAAGATTCTACATCCCGGAGATGTGTTCGTTTTTCCAATAGGCCTTATTCATTTTCAGTTTAATGTGGGAAAGACTAAGGCCGTTGCATTTGCTGGACTCAGTAGCCAAAATCCAGGAGTCATCACCATTGCAAATGCAGTATTCGGCTCAGATCCACCtatcaatgatgatgttctTGCAAAAGCATTTCAAGTTGATAAGAAAGTTGTGGATTATCTCCAATCACAATTCTGGTGGGATAACAACTAA
- the LOC125870539 gene encoding putative germin-like protein 2-1 isoform X2 codes for MALKYFVLIIAILAVVTSISRAFDPSPLQDFCVAVNDSMTTVFVNGKVCKDPKIVTADDFFKSGLNVAGNTSNNVGSAVTIVNVNNLPGLNTLGISLARIDYAPYGVNPPHTHPRGTEFLTVLEGTLYVGFVLSNPGPNMKNKLFTKILHPGDVFVFPIGLIHFQFNVGKTNAVAFAGLSSQNPGVITIANAVFGSDPPISDDVLAKAFQIDKKVVDYLQSQFWWDNN; via the exons ATGGCTCTTAAGTACTTTGTATTAATCATTGCCATATTGGCTGTGGTTACTTCAATAAGCCGTGCATTTGATCCTAGTCCTTTACAAGATTTTTGTGTTGCTGTTAATGACTCCATGACTACTG TTTTCGTGAATGGAAAAGTATGCAAAGATCCAAAGATTGTCACTGCTGATGACTTCTTCAAATCAGGCTTAAACGTAGCTGGAAATACTTCAAATAATGTTGGATCTGCAGTAACTATTGTGAACGTTAACAACTTACCAGGGCTCAACACTCTAGGCATTTCATTAGCTCGTATTGACTATGCACCATACGGTGTCAACCCACCACATACACACCCTAGAGGAACCGAGTTTCTTACGGTCCTTGAGGGCACACTCTATGTTGGTTTTGTCCTTTCAAACCCGGGTCCAAACATGAAGAACAAGCTCTTTACCAAGATTCTACATCCTGGAGATGTGTTTGTTTTCCCAATAG GTCtcattcattttcaatttaatgTGGGAAAGACTAATGCAGTTGCATTTGCTGGACTTAGTAGCCAAAATCCAGGAGTCATCACTATTGCGAATGCAGTATTTGGCTCAGATCCACCAATCAGTGATGATGTTCTTGCAAAAGCTTTCCAAATTGACAAGAAAGTTGTTGATTATCTTCAATCACAATTCTGGTGGGACAAcaactaa
- the LOC125870539 gene encoding putative germin-like protein 2-1 isoform X1, with the protein MALKYFVLIIAILAVVTSISHASDPSPLQDFCVAVNDSMNAVFVNGKFCKNPMDVTADDFFRPGLNMAGNTSNQLGSAVTAVNVNNLAGLNTLGISLARIDFAPYGLNPPHTHPRGTEVLALFEGTLYVGFVLSNPGPNMKNKLFTKILHPGDVFVFPVGLIHFQFNVGKTNAVAFAGLSSQNPGVITIANAVFGSDPPISDDVLAKAFQIDKKVVDYLQSQFWWDNN; encoded by the exons ATGGCTCTTAAGTACTTTGTATTAATCATTGCCATATTGGCTGTGGTTACTTCAATAAGCCATGCATCTGATCCTAGTCCTTTACAAGACTTTTGTGTTGCTGTTAATGACTCTATGAATGCtg TTTTTGTGAATGGAAAATTTTGCAAGAATCCAATGGATGTCACTGCTGATGACTTCTTCAGACCCGGACTGAACATGGCCGGAAATACTTCAAATCAACTTGGATCTGCTGTAACTGCAGTGAACGTCAATAACTTGGCAGGACTCAACACTTTGGGCATTTCTTTAGCTCGTATTGATTTTGCACCATACGGTCTCAACCCACCTCATACTCACCCTCGAGGAACTGAAGTTCTTGCCCTCTTTGAGGGTACACTCTACGTTGGATTTGTCCTTTCGAACCCTGGTCCAAATATGAAGAATAAGCTCTTTACCAAAATCCTACATCCTGGAGATGTGTTTGTTTTCCCAGTAGGTCtcattcattttcaatttaatgTGGGAAAGACTAATGCAGTTGCATTTGCTGGACTTAGTAGCCAAAATCCAGGAGTCATCACTATTGCGAATGCAGTATTTGGCTCAGATCCACCAATCAGTGATGATGTTCTTGCAAAAGCTTTCCAAATTGACAAGAAAGTTGTTGATTATCTTCAATCACAATTCTGGTGGGACAAcaactaa
- the LOC125870539 gene encoding putative germin-like protein 2-1 isoform X4, with protein MALKSFVLIIAILAVVTSFSHASDPSPLQDFCVAVNDSMTTVFVNGKVCKDPKVVTADDFFKSGLKVPGNTSNQLGSVVSAVNVNNLAGLNTLGISLARIDFAPYGLNPPHTHPRGTEVLTVLEGTLYVGFVLSNPGPNMKNKLFTKILHPGDVFVFPIGLIHFQFNVGKTKAVAFAGLSSQNPGVITIANAVFGSDPPINDDVLAKAFQVDKKVVDYLQSQFWWDNN; from the exons ATGGCTCTTAAGTCCTTTGTATTAATCATTGCCATATTGGCTGTGGTTACTTCATTTAGCCATGCATCTGATCCTAGTCCTTTACAAGATTTTTGTGTTGCTGTTAATGACTCCATGACTACTG TTTTCGTTAATGGAAAAGTATGCAAAGATCCAAAGGTTGTAACTGCTGATGACTTCTTCAAATCAGGCTTAAAGGTACCTGGGAATACTTCAAATCAACTTGGATCTGTTGTGAGTGCTGTGAATGTCAACAACTTGGCTGGACTCAATACTCTAGGCATTTCTTTAGCTCGTATTGATTTTGCACCGTACGGTCTCAACCCACCTCATACTCACCCTCGAGGAACTGAGGTTCTTACGGTCCTTGAGGGCACACTCTATGTTGGTTTTGTCCTTTCAAACCCGGGTCCAAACATGAAGAACAAGCTCTTTACCAAGATTCTACATCCCGGAGATGTGTTCGTTTTTCCAATAGGCCTTATTCATTTTCAGTTTAATGTGGGAAAGACTAAGGCCGTTGCATTTGCTGGACTCAGTAGCCAAAATCCAGGAGTCATCACCATTGCAAATGCAGTATTCGGCTCAGATCCACCtatcaatgatgatgttctTGCAAAAGCATTTCAAGTTGATAAGAAAGTTGTGGATTATCTCCAATCACAATTCTGGTGGGATAACAACTAA
- the LOC125870569 gene encoding putative germin-like protein 2-1 gives MALKYFVLIIAILAVVTSISHASDPSPLQDFCVAVNDSMNAVFVNGKFCKNPMDVTADDFFRPGLNMAGNTSNQLGSAVTAVNVNNLAGLNTLGISLARIDFAPYGLNPPHTHPRGTEVLALFEGTLYVGFVLSNPGPNMKNKLFTKILHPGDVFVFPVGLIHFQFNVGKTNAVAFAGLSSQNPGVITIANAVFGSDPPISDDVLAKAFQIDKKVVDYLQSQFWWDNN, from the exons ATGGCTCTTAAGTACTTTGTATTAATCATTGCCATATTGGCTGTGGTTACTTCAATAAGCCATGCATCTGATCCTAGTCCTTTACAAGACTTTTGTGTTGCTGTTAATGACTCTATGAATGCtg TTTTTGTGAATGGAAAATTTTGCAAGAATCCAATGGATGTCACTGCTGATGACTTCTTCAGACCCGGACTGAACATGGCCGGAAATACTTCAAATCAACTTGGATCTGCTGTAACTGCAGTGAACGTCAATAACTTGGCAGGACTCAACACTTTGGGCATTTCTTTAGCTCGTATTGATTTTGCACCATACGGTCTCAACCCACCTCATACTCACCCTCGAGGAACTGAAGTTCTTGCCCTCTTTGAGGGTACACTCTACGTTGGATTTGTCCTTTCAAACCCTGGTCCAAATATGAAGAATAAGCTCTTTACCAAAATCCTACATCCTGGAGATGTGTTTGTTTTCCCAGTAGGTCtcattcattttcaatttaatgTGGGAAAGACTAATGCAGTTGCATTTGCTGGACTTAGTAGCCAAAATCCAGGAGTCATCACTATTGCGAATGCAGTATTTGGCTCAGATCCACCAATCAGTGATGATGTTCTTGCAAAAGCTTTCCAAATTGACAAGAAAGTTGTCGATTATCTTCAATCACAATTCTGGTGGGACAAcaactaa